In one window of Juglans regia cultivar Chandler chromosome 3, Walnut 2.0, whole genome shotgun sequence DNA:
- the LOC108997730 gene encoding berberine bridge enzyme-like 18: protein MKPVSSSVLIPFVITLLFSFLWATSAHTHEDFLQCLTLHAGNSTSSISQVIYTPFNSSYSSVLEFSIQNPRFSTPATPKPLVIITPLHVSQIQATIKCSQKHGMQIRVRSGGHDYEGLSYVSYVPFVIIDLINLRSINVDVENATAWVEAGAIIGEVYYRIAEKSRNFGFPAGVCPTVGVGGHFSGGGYGTMLRKYGLAADNIVDAQMIDVKGRILDRESMGEDLFWAIRGGGGASFGVIVAWKIKLVHVPSTVTVFTVNRNLEQNATKLVHRWQYVADKLDEDLFIRVILSAANSSQEGRRTIQASFNSLYLGGIDNLLSLMQESFPELGLVREDCTEMSWIESILYFAGFPSGESLDVLLSRTPLTRPTFFKAKSDYVMEPIPEVGLEGIWERFYQKEAEEAVLILSPYGGRMSEISESAIPFPHRVGNIYKIQHLVYWEEEGIAASERHVSWIRRLYSYMAAYVSKSPRAAYVNYRDLDIGTNSKEGNTSYRRASTWGTKYFKSNFNRLVHVKTMVDPTNFFRNEQSIPALLSW from the coding sequence atgaagccCGTTAGCTCTTCAGTGCTTATTCCATTTGTTATTACacttcttttctcatttttatgggCAACTTCGGCTCACACTCATGAAGACTTCCTTCAATGCCTGACCCTTCATGCTGGAAACTCCACCTCCTCAATTTCTCAAGTCATTTACACCCCATTCAATTCCTCATATTCATCTGTATTGGAATTTTCCATACAAAATCCTAGATTCTCAACACCAGCCACCCCGAAACCTCTAGTCATTATTACGCCATTGCATGTCTCCCAAATTCAAGCAACCATTAAGTGTTCCCAAAAACATGGCATGCAAATAAGAGTTAGAAGCGGTGGTCATGATTATGAGGGCCTTTCTTATGTTTCTTATGTTCCATTTGTCATAATCGATCTGATAAATCTTCGTTCAATCAATGTTGATGTAGAAAATGCAACTGCATGGGTTGAAGCCGGTGCCATTATCGGTGAAGTATACTATAGGATTGCCGAGAAAAGTAGAAACTTTGGCTTTCCGGCGGGAGTTTGCCCGACTGTGGGTGTTGGTGGACACTTCAGTGGGGGAGGGTACGGCACCATGTTGCGCAAATATGGCCTTGCTGCAGATAATATTGTTGACGCCCAAATGATTGATGTTAAGGGCAGAATCCTTGACAGAGAATCCATGGGAGAAGATCTATTTTGGGCCATTCGAGGAGGAGGAGGGGCCAGCTTTGGAGTCATTGTTGCGTGGAAAATCAAGCTGGTCCATGTTCCATCAACTGTGACTGTATTCACAGTTAATAGGAACTTGGAACAAAATGCAACCAAGCTTGTTCATCGGTGGCAATATGTTGCAGACAAGCTTGATGAAGACCTATTCATTCGCGTCATCTTAAGTGCTGCTAATTCTAGCCAAGAAGGGAGGAGAACAATACAAGCTTCATTTAATTCCTTGTATCTCGGAGGGATAGATAATCTCCTTTCATTGATGCAAGAGAGCTTCCCTGAACTCGGTTTGGTAAGAGAAGATTGCACTGAAATGAGCTGGATTGAATCAATCCTCTACTTCGCGGGGTTTCCAAGTGGGGAATCCTTGGATGTACTGCTAAGCAGGACTCCTCTAACAAGaccaacttttttcaaagcaaaatctGACTACGTGATGGAACCTATTCCAGAAGTTGGGTTGGAAGGGATTTGGGAGAGATTTTACCAAAAAGAGGCCGAGGAAGCAGTTTTGATCCTGAGTCCGTATGGGGGAAGAATGAGTGAAATCTCGGAATCTGCAATTCCTTTCCCACATAGAGTTGGTAACATCTacaaaatccaacacttggtgtattgggaagaagaaggaatTGCGGCATCCGAGAGACATGTAAGTTGGATCAGAAGGCTTTACAGTTACATGGCTGCCTATGTTTCAAAATCTCCAAGAGCTGCATACGTCAACTATAGGGACCTTGACATAGGAACAAATAGTAAGGAAGGCAACACAAGCTATAGACGGGCAAGTACATGGGGTACTAAATATTTCAAGAGCAACTTTAACAGGTTGGTTCATGTGAAGACCATGGTCGATCCCACTAATTTCTTCAGGAATGAACAAAGCATCCCGGCTCTTTTATCCTGGTGA